The genome window TGCAGAAAAGGAGTGCCTGGATGCTCCCTGTGCGGACAGGGCCAGAAAAGTCCCCATCCATCCTCGAGCCTGTCAAAAGACACACCTCCGTAAATAGGTGTCAGCATTGCGATCTCCTCCATGATTTCAGCCGGAGATTCATATTCCATAGGATAATTCATTCTGGAGGAAAGCTCTGATATAATCTTCCAGTCCGGCAAGCTGGAACCAACGGGAGGAATTGCCTTGCGAACCCTCTGAATGCGGCGCTCAGTACTGGTAAACGTACCGTCTTTTTCAGCAAATGACGCGGCCGGCAATACTACATCAGCATATTCAGCTGTTTCACTCAAAAATATATCTGAAACCACCAAAAATTCCATACTGCTCAAAACTTTTCTGACTTCGTTAATATCAGGATGGCTCATAGCCGGATTTTCTCCCATGACAAACATGCCATGGATTCTTTTTCCATCAAGCATTTCAATACTGGTCAGCCCCGCTGACTTCGGAAGCTCTGTCTTCCACAACTTTTTAAATTTCTTTCTAATATCTTCGTCAGTAACATCCTGATAGCCCGAAAGAGTTCCAGGCAATGCACCCATATCGCATGCGCCCTGAACATTATTCTGTCCGCGCAAAGGACCTACCCCGGTAAATTCCTGCTCAACATGACCGGTCAGCATGGCAAGGTTGGCTATTGATTCTACATTATCCGTCCCTGATATGTGCTGTGTTATTCCCATTGAATAGATTATCATGGCACGCTTAACGCCGGCATATATACGGGCTGCCCTTCTGATGTCGTCCAGAGAAACACCGCAAACTTTCTCAACAAGCTCAAAATCAAACTTCTCCAGGTCTTTTCTGAACGCATTGAAATTTTCTGTCCGCCTGCTTACAAATGAATCATCATAGAGATTTTCTTCCAGGATAACCTTCATCATACCCTTGAGCCAGATTACATCTGTGCCAAGACGCGGCTGAAGATAAACATGAGCAAATCTGCTTAGTTGAATACGGCGGGGATCTATGACAATAAGTTTTGCGCCTTTTTCAAGGGCGTCAAATATAAAACGCGCTATCTGGGGGTGTTGATCGGTGGTATTTGAACCGGTTACTAAAATTACCTCGGCTGCTGCCAGTTCTGTTATAGAATTTGTCATGGCGCCGGAACCAAAAGCATGGTTTAATCCTATAACACTTGAGGAGTGGCAAAGCCTGGCGCAGTGATCAATATTATTTGTCTTTAACACCGCCCTGGCAAACTTCATGAGTAGATAATTCTCCTCATTTGTGCACTTGGCAGATGAAAGAATGCCCAGACTGTCTGGCCCGTATTTCTCCCTGATCTGAGTAAATCTTTCAGCAATCAGATCAAGAGCCTCACTCCATTCAGCTTTTTCAAGGCGTCCGTTCCTTCTAATCAATGGAAAGCAAAGGCGGTCTTTATGAAGGATAAACTCAAAACTGTTCCAACCTTTTACGCACAGGTTGCCTCGGGAAACAGGATGCTCTCTGCTGGGAATCACCCCGAGTATCTTGCCGTTATCTACTTCAAGATAGAAATTGCATCCGCATGCGCAGAAACAGCAGGTTGTTAAAACCCTGTGCATAAATATGCCTCTTTTTTTTTAATTCAGCCTATCTCGTATTTATTGTTTTTAAATGATTTTTTATCATATTTAAAAGTTGGGTACGCCCCCTATATTCCCTTATAAGTCATCAGGGTCTACCCTTCAAGGTCTTTTTTCATTCTCTCATATTCTTCCTTTGCGATTTCTCCCTTTGCGTAACGCCTCTTCAGAATATCCAGGGAACTTTCATTCTGTGTCGGCGTATGGCCCTTCGTTTTCTGGGCCTGAACAATGAAATAGATCAGCAATCCAATGACGATCAGAAATATAATCCACATAAACATCCCTCCATATCCAAATCCGTAATGCATCATAGGACCTTGTGAGCCATAGTAACCTTCACCAGTGCAGGACACAAGCAAACCGGTTATCATCATAAGAAATAATTCAAGATAATTTTTCATCTTCGGGATCTCCTCATTTTATGGCATTGAAGGCCTTCTTCAATATGTAATAACCCATGATGTGAATAAATTTCACTCACAGGTTTTGACGAGAGAAAAGAAAGAAATTGTGCCCCCCATTTCCCACCATCTTCAATTATTCCAGCATGAGTCGAGCTGATAACGTTTTCCGGAAAAGGCTGAGGATCTTCAGTGGTTCCTCCGAGGGGAATTATTTCAAAAAGGTCTGGGAAAATACGCGTATAACGTAATGCCAGATGATAATAAATAATAGCAACATCAGCACGACCATCCATTATGGCCTGAGGCGCCTCCCTGTGGTGAATACGTTCACCATACTCAACTTTTGTGCCTGAAAGTCCATCTGACAGAAAAGATAAATCAACACCTTCCCGCTCAGCCAGGCCTTTTATGGTATCAACATATCCTTTGTAACTCATGGCTTCGGTTTTTGGATTGGACAGAAAAAGTCTCACATTTGTTCGCGCCAGGTCGGCGATGCCCGAGATATTTTTTGGATTTTCCTTTTTTATCAGTAATACATTCCCCCGATTTTGTATAAACGGCACGTGCTTTTGCATATATCCTTCATTGACCAGATTGTCGAGCACAGAAGGTGGACTGATAAAAACATGGGGTCTGGCTGATAAAATAAGATTGCCTATCTGCAGGCTACCACGCTTCAGTAATTTTAGAACCGGGCCCGGCGGGGTTGTCGCATAAAAAACCTGTTTTACTTTTGGATTGTTTTTATAAAAACACTGCAACGTTTCCATCAGGGCCATATGATGATTTCCGTCAGAAAAAACCACCAGCTTTGCTGTTAATGGATCACCATGGAAATCCAGACACAGGTTTGATCCTGTGTGGCACCATTTTGGTATATCTTCTCTGTCAGGGAATATTGTTTCCTCAGGCCAGACTAACATTACAAAAACTCCTGCTGTTTATATTAGGTTCGTTTTAGTCCCTTATTCTTTGCCGGTTTGTTCGCTTCAGAGATATACATTCCTGCGATCAGCGTTTCCCCCGACAAGATTTTGATAACCAGAGCCCCTTCGTATATCCTCCCTTATTTTTCAATGGCTGTTCCCGTGGGTTTCCTTCCTGACGATATAAACTTATAAACTGGGCTACATCCCCTATATTCCCCTGGTTAGCGTTTCGAATCCCTCTTGAACTAACATTTAGAGCTGTAAAATTTTTTTTTGTATTTTGTTTAGAAGCGAACGTCCAAAAGCAATTTTTATGTTTTGAGCAATGCCGCTATCTAACACAGTAGTTGGAGAAGTTCGTTCCTGATTACAAGGAAATTTGAAAACATCCTCTTGTACCGACAAAACTAAAGGATCAGATTCAACCAATGCTAATGGCCAAAGAATACATACCAAGGGCTTTACGGAATTTATGGGTATTTTCATATCAACTGCTGTTTTGTGCAGAGAGCATAAAACCTTTCTTTCTTTTGTTTTATATCCGAACACACAAAAACCCCTGTTGTTCTTATCAATTGAATATGTGTTTTTACCTTCATCTTCGAAAACGTTGTCAAAATCCTTATCTAATCTTAAAACAGGTGAGTATTGTGAAGCATGAGGGACTACATCTACAATATTAGATAGTTCGGTCTTATTAATTATCACCTCATAGCAACTGCAACAACATTGCGAAATTTTACAATTGTTGGATGCGCAAGAATGCTTAATAGCGGATAACGCTTTTAAATCAACAATAATCCCATCGATAGTCGGAAAAAGCACTTCCTGAGAATTTCCTTGATATTTAATTGTCCTTTCCATAAATCTTAGCGCTCCTTCCAATTGTATTCAGAGGCATCAATCTCGTCAGAATCTTTGTCTAGCCATATACAATAACCGTTCATTATTCTTAAACTTCTATGCCCCCTTGAATCTTGACCAATTAACAACAAGGGTCAAGTAGACTTGACCCCATTCCCTGGAGTGTTTGGTTGGCCGCCTTCTTTATACTTTGCTA of Anaerolineae bacterium contains these proteins:
- a CDS encoding SHOCT domain-containing protein encodes the protein MKNYLELFLMMITGLLVSCTGEGYYGSQGPMMHYGFGYGGMFMWIIFLIVIGLLIYFIVQAQKTKGHTPTQNESSLDILKRRYAKGEIAKEEYERMKKDLEG
- the fdhF gene encoding formate dehydrogenase subunit alpha; this translates as MHRVLTTCCFCACGCNFYLEVDNGKILGVIPSREHPVSRGNLCVKGWNSFEFILHKDRLCFPLIRRNGRLEKAEWSEALDLIAERFTQIREKYGPDSLGILSSAKCTNEENYLLMKFARAVLKTNNIDHCARLCHSSSVIGLNHAFGSGAMTNSITELAAAEVILVTGSNTTDQHPQIARFIFDALEKGAKLIVIDPRRIQLSRFAHVYLQPRLGTDVIWLKGMMKVILEENLYDDSFVSRRTENFNAFRKDLEKFDFELVEKVCGVSLDDIRRAARIYAGVKRAMIIYSMGITQHISGTDNVESIANLAMLTGHVEQEFTGVGPLRGQNNVQGACDMGALPGTLSGYQDVTDEDIRKKFKKLWKTELPKSAGLTSIEMLDGKRIHGMFVMGENPAMSHPDINEVRKVLSSMEFLVVSDIFLSETAEYADVVLPAASFAEKDGTFTSTERRIQRVRKAIPPVGSSLPDWKIISELSSRMNYPMEYESPAEIMEEIAMLTPIYGGVSFDRLEDGWGLFWPCPHREHPGTPFLHKGSFSRGKGHFECVDYRPPAELPDSEYPFYLTTGRMYQHWHTGSMSMRIATLFREEPEAIIEINFADAKCLGLEKGEPVRVISRRGEVKVKAHITDNVPEKTVFMPFHFKDAPANVLTNPALDPRAKIPEFKVCAVRIEKVQ
- a CDS encoding substrate-binding domain-containing protein — translated: MLVWPEETIFPDREDIPKWCHTGSNLCLDFHGDPLTAKLVVFSDGNHHMALMETLQCFYKNNPKVKQVFYATTPPGPVLKLLKRGSLQIGNLILSARPHVFISPPSVLDNLVNEGYMQKHVPFIQNRGNVLLIKKENPKNISGIADLARTNVRLFLSNPKTEAMSYKGYVDTIKGLAEREGVDLSFLSDGLSGTKVEYGERIHHREAPQAIMDGRADVAIIYYHLALRYTRIFPDLFEIIPLGGTTEDPQPFPENVISSTHAGIIEDGGKWGAQFLSFLSSKPVSEIYSHHGLLHIEEGLQCHKMRRSRR